Sequence from the Paenibacillus tundrae genome:
ATACATATTGGATTAATTAAGAATTGAACAGTTAAATCCATTTGGATTCATTAGTTAATCAAGGTGAGGACATCTCACAGAAACTTACGATGGTGCTTCTTGCCATCATAGGTAAACCAGATTGGTTTATCCTCTACACGGGTTTCCAGATGCACTGTGCGACCCCATAGCTTGTAGAGATAAGGAAGGGTGCGCTCCATATATTTAAGATCCAGCTCAATGCCTTCATATTGATGTTTGAGGACAAGCTCGCCAGTTCGCAAATAGTCTGCGTCTTGAACAACGAGGTAAGGAGAGCCGCCGTTTACGCGTGAGAATACAAGCTGATCACGTATGTTTTCCCAAGACTTGTCGGTAATTTTCCAGTCTGGGCCCTTTTTCTCAAATACGTATAGGTCAAGGTCTTCCGTTAATTGTTTGGTCATGTAATTGCGGATAAACGAGGTGTCTGAATCGAATTCACGAACCTCGAACATTTTGGCACGACCCATACCCGGTTTGCGTCCCAAACGCTCCCGCTCTTCCTTGGATGGATGATCCCATCGGTGTTCAATATCCTCGAATATTTTAAGTCCCAGGTAATATGGATTCAAGCTTTGTTTGGACGGCTGCACCACAGAGGAATTCAGCTTGGCGAATTCAATGGTGTCTTCACTACTAAGATCCAATTCGCGTATAATGCGTTGATGCCAGTACGAAGCCCAGCCTTCGTTCATGATTTTGGTTTCCATCTGTGGCCAGAAATAAAGCATTTCTTCGCGCATCATACTCATGATATCCCGCTGCCAATCGGTTAACACTTCGGAAAACTCTTGAATGAACCACATCACATCTTTTTCCGGCTCAGGGGGGAAGTGATGGACTTTAATTCCATCTGCAGGAGTTGCCTCATCCTGTCTATCGTCCAGAGCCCATAAATCGTCATAACGCCCTTCAGGTCTAGGCGCTTTCTCCCCACGCTGTTCACGTATCTTCATTTCCATGTAACGTTGTTTGTCCAATTGACGGGGCTTAATGAGCTGTGGATCAACATGCTCCTGAATGGCAATGACAGCATCGATGAAGGCTTCCACGGCCTCCGTACCGTATTCCATCTCATAGTTGCTGATCCGGTCAGCTGTCGCTGCCATGCTCTCGACCATATTTCGGTTTGATTTAGAGAAGCGGGCATTGTTTTTGAAAAAGTCACAGTGCGCAAGCACGTGTGCCACAATGAGTTTATTTTGAATAAGGGAGTTTCCGTCGAGCAAGAAGGCGTAACAAGGGTTAGAGTTGATCACAAGCTCGTATATTTTGCTAAGTCCAAAATCGTATTGCATCTTCATCTTATGAAAGGTTTTGCCAAAGCTCCAGTGGCTGAAACGAGTAGGCATGCCATAGGCGCCAAAAGTATAGATGATGTCTGACGGGCAAATTTCGTAACGCATGGGGTAGTAATCTAGGCCGAATCCATCGGCAATCTCCATAATTTCGGCAATGGCATATTCAAGGTCGCGGATTTCATCGGTCATCCTACACTGCCTCCTTCGCGTTTCTGAAAAAAGCTGCGCAAAGCTTTGTATACTTCGCCTTTTTCTTTGATCACATAATACATGAACTGGTCCATCTTGATATGGCGATAAGCAGACATGAGTGTACTGCTGCGATTGTATTGGTTCACTTCGCCATAACCGAACATGTTGCTTCGTTTCATCAATTCACCGATCAGCTTCACACAACGCTCGTTGTCAGAGGTCAGATTATCCCCGTCAGAGAAATGAAAAGGATAGATGTTGTAGCTGGAAGGAGGGTAACGTGAATCAATAATGTCCAGTGCCTTCATATATACGGAGGAACAGATGGTGCCCCCGCTCTCGCCGCGGGTGAAGAATTCCTCTTCGGTGACCTCTTTTGCTTCGGTATGATGGGCAAGAAACACAATTTCGACCTTCTCATATTGACGACGCAGGAAACGAGTCATCCAGAAGAAGAAGCTGCGTGCGCAATATTTTTCGAAGGAACCCATCGATCCAGAAGTATCCATCATCGCAATAATGACAGCGTTGGATTGTGGAATGATCTTATCTTCCCACGTCTTATACCGCAGATCGTCAGGACTGATGTGATGAATGCCGGGATTGCCCGTTGTTGCATTTCGCCGTAAGTTCTCCAAAATGGTTCGTTTCTTATCAATGTTAGACTGCATTCCTTTTTTGCGAATATCGTTGAACACGACCGTATGTGTCTCGATGAGATCTTTGTCCTTCTGTTTCAGATCTGGAAGCTCCAGTTCTGCAAATAACATATCTTCCAATTCCTCTATGCTAACTTCCGCTTCCACGATGTCATGACCGGGCTGATCGCCGGCTTTTTCGCCTTTTCCTGGCTTCTGCGACGCAGGATCACGACCGATGACGTCACCGACCTGACTGTCACCATCACCTTGCCCCACATGTTTTTGCTTCTGGTAGTTATACACAAAACGGTACTCATCCAGACTGCGGATTGGTACCTTGATGATTTGTTTTCCATCAGACATGATGATGTTTTCCTCCGTGATTAGATCCGGAAGATTTTGCTTAATGACATCTTTAACCTTTTGCTGATGGCGCTGTTGGTCCTGGTACCCTTTGCGGTGAAGCGACCAATCTTCCCGGGATACGACGAACGAGTAAGGCTGGTGTGAATTTGACATGTAGGCACCCCCCATTGATTACGCGGCACAGTTTGGCCTGTCGGTAATTAAGTATATTCACGGGCGGGGACGATA
This genomic interval carries:
- a CDS encoding SpoVR family protein gives rise to the protein MTDEIRDLEYAIAEIMEIADGFGLDYYPMRYEICPSDIIYTFGAYGMPTRFSHWSFGKTFHKMKMQYDFGLSKIYELVINSNPCYAFLLDGNSLIQNKLIVAHVLAHCDFFKNNARFSKSNRNMVESMAATADRISNYEMEYGTEAVEAFIDAVIAIQEHVDPQLIKPRQLDKQRYMEMKIREQRGEKAPRPEGRYDDLWALDDRQDEATPADGIKVHHFPPEPEKDVMWFIQEFSEVLTDWQRDIMSMMREEMLYFWPQMETKIMNEGWASYWHQRIIRELDLSSEDTIEFAKLNSSVVQPSKQSLNPYYLGLKIFEDIEHRWDHPSKEERERLGRKPGMGRAKMFEVREFDSDTSFIRNYMTKQLTEDLDLYVFEKKGPDWKITDKSWENIRDQLVFSRVNGGSPYLVVQDADYLRTGELVLKHQYEGIELDLKYMERTLPYLYKLWGRTVHLETRVEDKPIWFTYDGKKHHRKFL
- the yhbH gene encoding sporulation protein YhbH, with amino-acid sequence MSNSHQPYSFVVSREDWSLHRKGYQDQQRHQQKVKDVIKQNLPDLITEENIIMSDGKQIIKVPIRSLDEYRFVYNYQKQKHVGQGDGDSQVGDVIGRDPASQKPGKGEKAGDQPGHDIVEAEVSIEELEDMLFAELELPDLKQKDKDLIETHTVVFNDIRKKGMQSNIDKKRTILENLRRNATTGNPGIHHISPDDLRYKTWEDKIIPQSNAVIIAMMDTSGSMGSFEKYCARSFFFWMTRFLRRQYEKVEIVFLAHHTEAKEVTEEEFFTRGESGGTICSSVYMKALDIIDSRYPPSSYNIYPFHFSDGDNLTSDNERCVKLIGELMKRSNMFGYGEVNQYNRSSTLMSAYRHIKMDQFMYYVIKEKGEVYKALRSFFQKREGGSVG